The Apium graveolens cultivar Ventura chromosome 11, ASM990537v1, whole genome shotgun sequence genome has a window encoding:
- the LOC141697601 gene encoding uncharacterized protein LOC141697601 produces MLGLIGQKDDRNRVDIVCRVFETKLQQLMYYIKKEQPFGEIMACLYTIEFQKRGLPHAHILLFFHPSRKNPSPEYIDSIISAELPDINVDPDAYNAVKKSMLHGPCGQANTSSPCMLQEKCNKFFPKNFNETTTIGEDGYPIYRRGNTGITIEKKGILLDNRFVIPYNKNLLVKFDAHINVELCNSARSIKYLFKYINKGPNRATAVIETTNERDEIRAYLDCSMPGIEKTKFTEWLETNKQNEDARTLTYAEFPKHWVWNSKGKLWTRRKKGKAVGRIYFAHPSSGERFYMRMLLNFVKGSTSFECIRTVNGVTYPTFKAACYALGLLDDDREWVDCLSEAAVWATGNELRNLFVTILIFFHVSNVPELWKTHSQILSEDMLHIQRKRFQFPTLQLTTAQTEVHALVEIESLMQKLGKSLKDIDGMSQPDSSLTRDIGNRLLNEELNYDRAALKILHGKSLHALNHFQRNAYDAIVRSVQRDEGKLFFISGHGGTGKNSYGIQLLRN; encoded by the exons ATGCTTGGACTGATCGGGCAAAAAGATGACCGTAATAGAGTTGATATTGTGTGTCGGGTATTTGAGACAAAGTTACAACAACTCATGTACTACATCAAAAAGGAACAACCATTTGGTGAGATAATGGCAT GCTTATATACCATAGAATTTCAGAAAAGAGGTTTGCCCCATGCGCATATACTCCTTTTTTTTCACCCGTCAAGGAAGAATCCTTCACCGGAATATATTGACAGCATAATAAGCGCAGAGTTGCCAGACATCAATGTCGACCCCGATGCCTATAATGCAGTGAAGAAATCTATGCTTCATGGGCCATGTGGTCAGGCCAACACATCCTCTCCCTGTATGCTCCAGGAAAAATGCAATAAGTTTTTCCCAAAAAATTTTAATGAGACCACCACAATTGGAGAAGATGGCTACCCAATTTACAGGCGCGGAAATACAGGCATTACCATTGAGAAAAAGGGCATACTTTTGGACAATCGTTTTGTCATCCCTTATAACAAAAATTTATTGGTCAAGTTTGATGCTCATATTAATGTGGAGCTATGCAACAGTGCAAGGTCGATaaaatatttattcaaatatattaATAAAGGGCCAAATAGAGCAACTGCAGTGATTGAGACTACCAACGAAAGGGATGAAATAAGAGCGTATCTTGACTGCAG TATGCCCGGGATAGAAAAGACCAAATTCACAGAATGGTTAGAGACAAACAAGCAAAATGAAGATGCACGCACTTTGACTTATGCTGAGTTCCCCAAACACTGGGTTTGGAATTCCAAGGGTAAATTATGGACCAGGCGAAAAAAAGGAAAGGCAGTTGGTAGAATCTACTTTGCACATCCATCAAGTGGGGAGCGCTTCTATATGCGTATGCTCCTTAATTTTGTAAAAGGGAGCACCTCATTTGAGTGCATCAGAACCGTAAATGGAGTAACATATCCAACCTTCAAAGCTGCATGTTATGCTTTGGGATTATTGGATGATGATAGAGAATGGGTTGATTGCTTATCTGAGGCTGCAGTTTGGGCAACGGGTAACGAATTACGCAATCTCTTTGTCACAATCCTTATCTTTTTCCATGTTTCCAATGTACCAGAACTCTGGAAAACTCACTCTCAGATACTCTCGGAAGACATGCTTCACATACAACGAAAAAGGTTCCAATTCCCTACCCTCCAGTTAACAACCGCACAGACTGAAGTGCACGCGCTGGTTGAAATTGAAAGCCTCATGCAAAAATTAGGCAAGAGCCTAAAAGACATAGATGGAATGTCACAGCCTGATTCATCACTAACACGAGATATAGGAAACAGATTATTGAACGAGGAGCTGAATTATGATCGAGCCGCTTTGAAGATCTTGCATGGAAAATCTCTGCATGCTTTAAATCATTTTCAAAGAAATGCATATGACGCAATTGTGCGTTCTGTTCAACGTGATGAAGGCAAGCTTTTCTTCATTAGTGGTCATGGTGGTACCGGAAAAAATTCTTATGGAATACAATTACTTCGAAACTAA
- the LOC141697602 gene encoding uncharacterized protein LOC141697602, which yields MIVLPVTTSGITSLLLPNGRTTHSRFRIPLDVAVESTCEIKHGTQLAELLQKTSFIIWDEAPMTHRHCFEALDKSLRDILSTRYEDSRSKPFGGLIVVCGGDFRQILPVIPQGERADIIDASLNSSYFWNTSKSTS from the coding sequence ATGATAGTCCTGCCAGTTACAACCTCGGGGATAACCTCATTGTTATTGCCCAATGGTCGAACAACACACTCCCGATTTCGCATCCCGTTGGATGTCGCCGTAGAATCTACATGTGAGATTAAACATGGTACACAATTAGCTGAACTTCTCCAAAAAACTTCTTTCATTATCTGGGATGAGGCCCCAATGACACACAGACATTGTTTTGAAGCTCTGGACAAGTCCTTGAGAGATATACTAAGTACACGATATGAGGATAGTCGTTCCAAGCCCTTTGGAGGGCTTATAGTAGTATGTGGTGGCGACTTCCGCCAGATACTACCTGTTATCCCACAAGGTGAACGTGCAGATATTATTGATGCCTCGCTTAATTCATCCTACTTTTGGAACACTTCGAAATCTACGAGTTGA
- the LOC141697605 gene encoding uncharacterized protein LOC141697605: MRLHREGVDEVHAEKIASFNKWLLQIGDGSMYDIPGQEMIRIPPELYRPTGENPMEDIVNEVYPSLLENYRDPAYLKERAILTPKNETIHELNDFLMSMIPGEARTYLSSDSVCKTSINTDNDDLLYPTEFLNSLRFSGIPNHDIQLKAGTPIMLLRNLNQSRGLCNDTRLIVTRLGK, encoded by the coding sequence ATGAGGTTGCATAGGGAAGGGGTTGATGAAGTGCACGCTGAAAAAATAGCATCATTTAATAAATGGTTGTTACAAATTGGAGATGGTTCTATGTATGACATTCCAGGACAAGAAATGATAAGGATTCCGCCAGAGTTATACAGGCCAACGGGTGAGAACCCAATGGAAGACATTGTTAATGAGGTATACCCTTCGTTGTTAGAAAATTACAGGGATCCTGCATATCTAAAAGAGCGTGCTATACTTACGCCAAAAAATGAAACAATTCATGAATTGAATGACTTTCTGATGAGCATGATACCAGGAGAAGCAAGGACATATCTAAGCTCTGATAGTGTGTGCAAGACGAGCATTAACACCGATAATGATGATTTGTTGTACCCGACAGAATTTTTAAATAGCTTAAGGTTCAGTGGCATCCCTAATCATGACATACAGCTTAAAGCGGGAACCCCCATCATGCTGCTCAGAAATTTAAATCAGTCAAGGGGGCTTTGTAATGACACGCGGTTAATAGTCACGCGTTTAGGCAAATAG
- the LOC141697610 gene encoding uncharacterized protein LOC141697610 — translation MSTPDEMEVEQGALVVIPNAEEVGIENQNSAPWWSLFVDGATNGDGAGAGIELISSESHKIRRVTHLAFRATNNDAEYEGLINGLKLAVEIKVENLNVFTDSMIVVYQINKGYQAKGPRTELYLKCAQRIIARFNEVRLELIPRGKNEGADELAKLGSSREATLLGVVLLDIQRQPSFPEHEVGSIGSDLDPTWMTHILVYIKEGSLPDEKNEARRTKYKATHYVIYDGGHIQRRVQCVPSQVHRWG, via the exons ATGAGTACCCCCGATGAAATG GAAGTGGAGCAGGGAGCCCTTGTTGTCATACCTAATGCAGAGGAGGTCGGGATAGAAAACCAAAATAGTGCCCCATGGTGGAGCCTATTCGTGGATGGAGCCACTAATGGAGATGGGGCAGGAGCTGGAATTGAGCTGATCAGCTCGGAGTCCCACAAGATCAGGCGTGTAACCCATCTGGCCTTCCGtgcaaccaacaatgatgctgagtatgaggGCCTGATTAACGGTCTCAAGCTGGCTGTGGAAATAAAGGTGGAGAATTTGAATGTGTTCACCGACTCCATGATTGTGGTCTATCAGATAAACAAGGGGTACCAAGCTAAGGGGCCAAGAACAGAGCTTTACCTGAAGTGTGCGCAGAGGATAATTGCAAGGTTCAATGAGGTGAGGCTGGAACTGATTCCGCGCGGGAAAAATGAAGGCGCGGACGAGCTGGCTAAGCTTGGCTCGAGCCGTGAGGCCACTCTGTTAGGGGTCGTGCTCCTTGATATACAGAGGCAGCCTAGTTTTCCCGAACACGAGGTGGGCAGCATTGGTAGTGACCTCGACCCCACATGGATGACACATATCTTAGTTTACAtaaaggaaggatcacttccagATGAAAAGAATGAGGCAAGAAGAACAAAGTACAAGGCAACCCACTATGTGATATATGATGGGGGTCATATACAGAGGAGGGTTCAGTGTGTCCCTTCTCAAGTGCATAGATGGGGATGA